Below is a genomic region from Frankiales bacterium.
GCGAGCACGACCTCCTCGGCGGTGACCGGGCCGCCGATGCCCACCCCCTCGGCCCAGCCCGGCAGCGCCACGCTCGGCAGCGTGACCACCACGTGCGAGCCGATGCCGGTGCCGAACACCACCGTGAACGCCACCCGCACGGCGATCACGACGAGGCCGAGCCGGAGGAAGACGGCGTACGAGCGCGACCACGGCGCGTCGGGACGGCGTCGGGCCACCACGAGGCCGGCGACGGCGACGAGCAGGCCGAGCAGCAGCGGGTTGGTGGTGCGGCTCGCGGCGGTGGCCAGGCCCAGGGCCCACAGCCACCACGCGCCCGGGTGGGTCCAGCGGGGGAGGGCGCGCTCGCCCAGGGCGTGCGCGGTCCGGCGGCTCACGGCGCGCCGCCCGGGCGCCGGGTGCTCCACCAGGCGGCGAGCCCGACCCCGCCGACGAGCACCACCCCGGCGACGACGCCCAGCGGCCCGGCGCCCGAGGTCGAGCCGGCGGAGCCCTGCGGCGCGCCGGCCACGGCCGGCAGCGTGGCGCTCGGTGCCGGCTCGCCGCCGGTGAGCGGGACACCGGCAGCCGTGGCGGCTGCCGTCGCGGCCGGCGCGGCGGTGCCGGTCGCTCGTGCGGTCGGCGAGGTGCTGCTGCGCGCCGGCGACGAGGCGGCCGTCGTCGGGGAGCGGGACCCCGCGGGCGAGGACGCCGGGCGGGCCGAGGCGGTGGGCGAGCGGCCGGCGGCGGTGCCTGCGCCGCCCGCGGTGGGCGCCGGCGTCGCGGTGCGGGTGGGGGTGGGGGCCGGGTCCGGGATGACCGGCGCGCACTCCGTGCGGGGGTAGCCGTCCAGGCCGCAGATCAGCCCGTTGCCGTCGGTCCGGACGACCACGGGCGGCGTGGCGTCGGCCAGCGCCGTGCCCCCGGTGGGGCGGGGCGAGGCCGGCAGCACGAGGCACTCGCGCCGTACGGCTGTCGTCGTGGGCGGCTGCTCGCCGGGCGGGGCGTCGGCCGCGGTGCCGTAGTCGATCACCAGCGCGACGCGCACGGAGCCCTGCTGCGGGCTCGTGCCCGGGCAGAGGTCGGCGTACCCGGGCAGCGCGCGCGGCGGCGTGCCGCCCCGGGTGGTGGACGTCGCGAACCGCCAGCCGAGCACCCACGTGTCGGCCACGCCG
It encodes:
- a CDS encoding energy-coupling factor transporter transmembrane protein EcfT; translation: MRAGHPGPGPHPHPHRDAGAHRGRRRHRRRPLAHRLGPPGVLARGVPLPDDGRLVAGAQQHLADRTSDRHRRAGRDGSRHGCRCPAHRRRAGTERHAAGRGRRAAGLRRLDLGRRAAGRRRRGGARRRGRARRLVEHPAPGRRAVSRRTAHALGERALPRWTHPGAWWLWALGLATAASRTTNPLLLGLLVAVAGLVVARRRPDAPWSRSYAVFLRLGLVVIAVRVAFTVVFGTGIGSHVVVTLPSVALPGWAEGVGIGGPVTAEEVVLAVYQGLVLAAMLACIGAANSLASPARLLASVPAALYEVGVAVVVAMTFAPQLVGDVDRVRTARRLRGRPDRGVRALAGSVMPVLEGALERAVDLAAAMDSRGYGRTGPVPAATRRAASLLLLLGVVGVTVGVYGLLDAGTPGPVALPLLGLGLGAAAVGLVLSGRRSVRTRYRPDPWALPEWLVAASGLVPAAVVVALSVLDPESLTGPTAPLGWPALPLAVVVAVLLGALPGWVAPRPPGAGLPARVVDVTVGAAAEEVAA